Proteins from a genomic interval of Rosa chinensis cultivar Old Blush chromosome 2, RchiOBHm-V2, whole genome shotgun sequence:
- the LOC112186158 gene encoding pentatricopeptide repeat-containing protein At2g42920, chloroplastic: MTPCCCSFTSSTSISKFISDKPHLSMLENQCTNMKDLQKIHAHLIKTGLANDTVAASRVLAFCASPAGNINYAYMVFRHIQNPNLFIWNTIIRGFSNSSNPEAAISLFIDMLVTSAIQPQRLTYPSVFKAYAQVGLARDGAQLHGRVVKLGLERDQFIRNTIIRMYSNCGFLSEAKRVFEEELEFDIVAWNSMVMGLSKCGEVSESRRLFDKMLRRNSISWNSMIGGYVRNGMYTEALDLFGEMQKKKIKPSEFTMVSLLNASAQLGAIRQGEWIHEYIRKNHIQLNPIVVTAIINMYCKCGSIEKAVQVFEAAPRTGLSCWNSIIMGLATNGCEEEAIELFSRLESSSFVPDDVSFLGVLTACSHSGMVEKARKYFSVMRETNKIAPSIKHYSCMVDVLGRAGLLEEAEKLIDGMPIEADAIIWGSLLSSCRKHRDIEMAKRAAKHVTELDPSDSCGYVLMSNVYAASSQFEEAMQERLSMREQKIEKEPGCSLIEVDGEVHEFIAGGRLHQKAPEIYSLLNGLGFMLQRNAIGYDELAAY; this comes from the coding sequence ATGACACCATGTTGTTGCTCTTTCACTTCTTCAACCTCAATATCCAAATTCATCTCAGACAAACCACACCTCTCCATGCTAGAAAACCAATGCACCAACATGAAAGACCTCCAGAAAATCCATGCCCACCTCATCAAAACTGGCCTAGCCAATGACACAGTTGCCGCCAGCCGTGTCTTGGCCTTTTGTGCCTCCCCAGCCGGAAACATCAACTATGCCTACATGGTTTTCAGACATATCCAGAACCCAAACCTCTTCATCTGGAACACCATCATTAGAGGTTTCTCTAACAGCTCAAACCCTGAAGCTGCCATCTCTCTTTTCATTGACATGTTGGTCACTTCAGCTATCCAGCCACAAAGGTTGACTTACCCTTCAGTTTTCAAGGCTTACGCTCAAGTGGGTCTTGCCCGTGATGGAGCTCAGCTTCATGGGAGAGTTGTGAAGTTGGGTCTTGAAAGGGACCAGTTTATAAGGAACACCATCATACGTATGTACTCAAACTGTGGCTTTTTGAGTGAAGCAAAAAGAGTGTTTGAAGAAGAGTTGGAATTTGACATTGTTGCATGGAATTCTATGGTAATGGGCCTTTCCAAATGTGGTGAAGTCAGTGAATCTAGAAGGCTGTTTGATAAAATGCTTCGAAGGAATTCGATTTCGTGGAATTCGATGATTGGTGGATATGTTAGGAATGGAATGTACACAGAAGCTTTGGATCTTTTTGGTGaaatgcagaagaagaagataaagccTAGTGAATTTACAATGGTGAGCCTGTTGAATGCTTCAGCTCAGTTAGGAGCAATTAGACAAGGGGAGTGGATTCATGAATATATAAggaaaaatcacattcaactcAATCCCATTGTTGTAACAGCAATCATCAATATGTATTGCAAGTGTGGAAGCATTGAAAAAGCTGTTCAGGTGTTTGAGGCAGCTCCTAGAACAGGGTTATCTTGTTGGAACTCCATTATTATGGGGTTAGCAACTAATGGttgtgaagaagaagcaatCGAGCTATTCTCAAGGCTTGAATCTTCGAGTTTTGTACCCGATGATGTCAGTTTTCTTGGTGTTCTAACTGCATGTAGTCACTCGGGGATGGTGGAGAAAGCAAGGAAGTATTTTTCagtaatgagagaaacaaatAAGATTGCACCATCCATTAAGCACTATAGTTGCATGGTTGATGTGTTAGGCAGAGCTGGACTTcttgaagaagctgagaagcTCATAGATGGTATGCCAATAGAAGCCGACGCAATTATTTGGGGTTCTTTGCTGTCATCTTGTAGGAAGCACAGAGACATTGAGATGGCTAAGCGGGCAGCAAAGCATGTTACTGAGTTGGATCCAAGTGACAGTTGTGGTTATGTGTTAATGTCAAATGTTTATGCTGCCTCTAGTCAATTTGAGGAAGCAATGCAGGAAAGGCTTTCAATGAGAGAGCAGAAGATTGAGAAAGAACCGGGATGTAGTTTGATCGAAGTGGATGGAGAGGTTCATGAGTTTATAGCTGGTGGAAGGCTGCATCAGAAAGCCCCAGAGATTTATTCACTATTGAATGGATTGGGATTTATGTTACAAAGAAATGCAATAGGCTATGATGAACTTGCTGCCTATTAA
- the LOC112186159 gene encoding AT-hook motif nuclear-localized protein 16 isoform X1, with product MVLYYYIYHILNAAHGDSLIIAYCVYEKMAGGADLTGPNVVSKTSVDRSQDADKGNNHHRAGIDALLMAPKIPKPVQPVSSASEGETIRRPRGRPAGSKNKPKPPIIVTRDSANALRAHAMEVSSGCDVSESLTNFARRKQRGICILSGSGCVTNVTLRQPASSGAIVTLHGRFEILSLLGSILPPPAPPGITGLTIYLAGAQGQVVGGGVVGALIASGPVVIMAASFMNATFDRLPLDEDEVAAALQNQQYQNGRHHHLDMSDLYGLPPNLLTNGNVPPEVYSWASGRTMSKT from the coding sequence ATGGTACTATACTACTATATATACCACATTCTGAATGCAGCTCATGGTGATTCTCTGATCATTGCATACTGTGTGTATGAGAAAATGGCAGGAGGTGCGGATCTAACAGGACCTAATGTTGTGTCTAAAACTTCAGTCGACCGAAGCCAAGATGCGGATAAAGGTAATAATCACCACAGGGCTGGCATTGATGCATTGCTTATGGCACCAAAAATACCAAAGCCAGTGCAACCGGTTTCTTCAGCATCCGAGGGGGAGACAATCCGGCGACCTCGTGGCAGGCCTGCGGGTTCTAAAAACAAGCCAAAGCCACCTATCATTGTCACCCGCGATAGTGCTAATGCGCTTCGTGCGCATGCTATGGAAGTGAGTTCAGGCTGTGATGTGAGTGAAAGTTTAACCAACTTTGCAAGGAGGAAACAAAGAGGTATTTGCATACTGAGTGGAAGTGGTTGTGTAACCAATGTCACACTGCGGCAACCAGCTTCCTCCGGAGCCATTGTGACCCTCCACGGCCGTTTTGAGATTCTCTCATTGCTCGGATCAATCTTGCCTCCTCCAGCCCCTCCTGGGATTACAGGTCTAACTATCTACTTAGCTGGGGCTCAGGGGCAGGTTGTAGGTGGGGGTGTGGTAGGTGCACTCATTGCTTCGGGGCCTGTTGTGATCATGGCTGCATCATTCATGAATGCAACGTTTGATCGTCTTCCACTGGATGAAGATGAAGTAGCTGCAGCTTTGCAAAACCAACAATACCAAAATGGTCGACACCACCACCTGGATATGTCAGATTTATATGGACTTCCACCAAATCTGCTCACTAATGGTAATGTGCCCCCTGAGGTTTACTCCTGGGCATCTGGCCGAACTATGTCAAAGACTTAA
- the LOC112186159 gene encoding AT-hook motif nuclear-localized protein 16 isoform X2, with the protein MAGGADLTGPNVVSKTSVDRSQDADKGNNHHRAGIDALLMAPKIPKPVQPVSSASEGETIRRPRGRPAGSKNKPKPPIIVTRDSANALRAHAMEVSSGCDVSESLTNFARRKQRGICILSGSGCVTNVTLRQPASSGAIVTLHGRFEILSLLGSILPPPAPPGITGLTIYLAGAQGQVVGGGVVGALIASGPVVIMAASFMNATFDRLPLDEDEVAAALQNQQYQNGRHHHLDMSDLYGLPPNLLTNGNVPPEVYSWASGRTMSKT; encoded by the coding sequence ATGGCAGGAGGTGCGGATCTAACAGGACCTAATGTTGTGTCTAAAACTTCAGTCGACCGAAGCCAAGATGCGGATAAAGGTAATAATCACCACAGGGCTGGCATTGATGCATTGCTTATGGCACCAAAAATACCAAAGCCAGTGCAACCGGTTTCTTCAGCATCCGAGGGGGAGACAATCCGGCGACCTCGTGGCAGGCCTGCGGGTTCTAAAAACAAGCCAAAGCCACCTATCATTGTCACCCGCGATAGTGCTAATGCGCTTCGTGCGCATGCTATGGAAGTGAGTTCAGGCTGTGATGTGAGTGAAAGTTTAACCAACTTTGCAAGGAGGAAACAAAGAGGTATTTGCATACTGAGTGGAAGTGGTTGTGTAACCAATGTCACACTGCGGCAACCAGCTTCCTCCGGAGCCATTGTGACCCTCCACGGCCGTTTTGAGATTCTCTCATTGCTCGGATCAATCTTGCCTCCTCCAGCCCCTCCTGGGATTACAGGTCTAACTATCTACTTAGCTGGGGCTCAGGGGCAGGTTGTAGGTGGGGGTGTGGTAGGTGCACTCATTGCTTCGGGGCCTGTTGTGATCATGGCTGCATCATTCATGAATGCAACGTTTGATCGTCTTCCACTGGATGAAGATGAAGTAGCTGCAGCTTTGCAAAACCAACAATACCAAAATGGTCGACACCACCACCTGGATATGTCAGATTTATATGGACTTCCACCAAATCTGCTCACTAATGGTAATGTGCCCCCTGAGGTTTACTCCTGGGCATCTGGCCGAACTATGTCAAAGACTTAA